From a region of the Mercurialis annua linkage group LG1-X, ddMerAnnu1.2, whole genome shotgun sequence genome:
- the LOC126687683 gene encoding uncharacterized protein LOC126687683 isoform X1 — MQLSYEMDKEERNQRANKALEPDILLQWGNRKRLRCVRVRDPRIISQRSDGVFRRKITTRTDRRVSSVADEKITHHFHSNHRLTRNSEASILRSSVTENRKSASPEKEDRYYTTRGSVVGVDENGKISMDLNNGEENNSCNNNNKGNFVWPKLYISLSSKEKEEDFMAMKGCKLPQRPKKRAKIIQRSLLLVSPGAWLTDMCQERYEVREKKSSKKQRPRGLKAMGSMESDSE, encoded by the exons ATGCAATTATCTTATG AGATGGATAAAGAAGAGAGAAATCAGAGAGCAAATAAAGCATTAGAGCCAGATATTTTACTGCAGTGGGGGAATCGGAAGAGATTACGATGTGTTCGCGTTAGAGATCCACGAATCATTTCTCAAAGATCCGATGGTGTTTTTCGAAGAAAAATCACTACTCGAACTGATAGACGTGTCTCTTCTGTTGCAGATGAAAAAATTACTCATCACTTTCACTCTAATCATCGTCTTACAAG GAATTCAGAAGCATCAATACTGAGGTCAAGTGTGACCGAGAATCGGAAGTCGGCTTCGCCGGAAAAGGAAGACAGATACTACACCACAAGAGGGTCAGTGGTGGGTGTGGATGAGAATGGGAAAATCTCCATGGATCTTAACAATGGAGAAGAAAACAATAGTTGTAACAATAATAACAAAGGAAATTTTGTGTGGCCAAAGCTTTACATTAGTTTATCAAGCAAAGAAAAAGAGGAAGATTTTATGGCTATGAAAGGGTGTAAGCTTCCTCAAAGGCCTAAAAAGAGAGCTAAGATAATCCAAAGAAGTTTGCTT TTGGTAAGCCCAGGAGCATGGTTGACTGATATGTGTCAAGAGAGGTATGAAGTGAGGGAGAAGAAGAGTTCTAAGAAg CAGAGACCAAGAGGATTGAAAGCTATGGGAAGCATGGAAAGTGATTCAGAATGA
- the LOC126687683 gene encoding uncharacterized protein LOC126687683 isoform X2 — MQLSYEMDKEERNQRANKALEPDILLQWGNRKRLRCVRVRDPRIISQRSDGVFRRKITTRTDRRVSSVADEKITHHFHSNHRLTRNSEASILRSSVTENRKSASPEKEDRYYTTRGSVVGVDENGKISMDLNNGEENNSCNNNNKGNFVWPKLYISLSSKEKEEDFMAMKGCKLPQRPKKRAKIIQRSLLLVSPGAWLTDMCQERYEVREKKSSKKRPRGLKAMGSMESDSE; from the exons ATGCAATTATCTTATG AGATGGATAAAGAAGAGAGAAATCAGAGAGCAAATAAAGCATTAGAGCCAGATATTTTACTGCAGTGGGGGAATCGGAAGAGATTACGATGTGTTCGCGTTAGAGATCCACGAATCATTTCTCAAAGATCCGATGGTGTTTTTCGAAGAAAAATCACTACTCGAACTGATAGACGTGTCTCTTCTGTTGCAGATGAAAAAATTACTCATCACTTTCACTCTAATCATCGTCTTACAAG GAATTCAGAAGCATCAATACTGAGGTCAAGTGTGACCGAGAATCGGAAGTCGGCTTCGCCGGAAAAGGAAGACAGATACTACACCACAAGAGGGTCAGTGGTGGGTGTGGATGAGAATGGGAAAATCTCCATGGATCTTAACAATGGAGAAGAAAACAATAGTTGTAACAATAATAACAAAGGAAATTTTGTGTGGCCAAAGCTTTACATTAGTTTATCAAGCAAAGAAAAAGAGGAAGATTTTATGGCTATGAAAGGGTGTAAGCTTCCTCAAAGGCCTAAAAAGAGAGCTAAGATAATCCAAAGAAGTTTGCTT TTGGTAAGCCCAGGAGCATGGTTGACTGATATGTGTCAAGAGAGGTATGAAGTGAGGGAGAAGAAGAGTTCTAAGAAg AGACCAAGAGGATTGAAAGCTATGGGAAGCATGGAAAGTGATTCAGAATGA
- the LOC126687678 gene encoding uncharacterized protein LOC126687678 → MNTTMAQCSPPIFTALLKHNKSKISSFQLPFSRSSLSSNHHRYPSISMASATTQSSSSQSVSSGDVASDDANLFQLIQSHQEKAARLPPVEEIKTVLHHSVRAVLSTFSQKHEGYPSGSMVDFACDVDGSPILAVSSLANHTKDLSANTKCSLLVARDPEDRTDLVITLHGDAVSVSEEDITSIRSAYLAKHPNAFWVDFGDFQFIRIEPKVVRYVSGVATALLGSGEFSKEEYQAAKVDSISQFSKPVASHMNRDHGEDTRLIVQHAMSIPVDSAYILDIDSLGFNVKAICQGNGYKLRIPFPRRAEDRKDVKTLIVEMLQAAKSQVN, encoded by the exons ATGAACACTACAATGGCGCAATGTTCACCCCCTATATTTACGGCTTTACTCAAACAcaataaatccaaaatttcttCTTTTCAATTACCATTTTCCCGTTCATCTCTCTCGTCAAATCACCACCGTTACCCTTCTATTTCTATGGCCTCTGCAACAACTCAGTCATCATCATCTCAG AGTGTTTCTTCTGGGGATGTTGCTAGTGATGATGCCAATTTGTTCCAGTTGATTCAAAGTCACCAA GAAAAGGCTGCTAGGCTTCCTCCTGTTGAGGAGATCAAAACTGTGCTTCATCACAGTGTTCGTGCCGTGCTTTCGACTTTTTCTCAG AAGCATGAGGGTTATCCATCAGGGTCAATGGTTGATTTTGCTTGTGATGTTGATGGATCTCCAATCTTAGCAGTGAGCAGCTTGGCAAATCATACAAAG GATCTCTCAGCTAATACAAAATGCTCATTGCTTGTTGCTAGAGATCCAGAGGATAGGACTGATTTGGTGATCACATTGCACGGTGATGCTGTTTCT gTTTCTGAGGAAGATATAACCTCCATTCGAAGTGCATATCTGGCCAAACATCCCAATGCATTCTGG GTTGACTTTGGTGACTTTCAATTCATACGCATTGAACCGAAAGTTGTGCGGTACGTGTCAGGAGTTGCAACTGCTTTACTTGGATCAGGAG AGTTTAGCAAAGAAGAGTACCAAGCTGCTAAAGTTGATTCGATATCTCAGTTTTCTAAGCCCGTAGCG tCCCATATGAATAGAGATCATGGTGAGGACACAAGGCTCATCGTGCAACATGCAATGTCAATACCG GTGGATTCTGCCTACATTCTAGATATTGATAGTCTGGGATTCAACGTTAAG GCCATCTGTCAAGGGAACGGGTACAAGCTTCGAATTCCTTTCCCTAGACGTGCTGAAGATAGaaa gGATGTGAAGACTCTAATAGTGGAAATGCTTCAAGCTGCTAAGTCTCAAGTTAATTGA
- the LOC126669132 gene encoding adenylyl-sulfate kinase 3 isoform X2, whose product MSSLANVNNIFWQECPVGNSERQKLLNQKGCVVWITGLSGSGKSTLACSISRELHSRGKLTYVLDGDNVRHGLNKDLRFSAEDRTENIRRVGEVAKLFADAGLICIASLISPYRKDRDACRAMLPEGNFIEVFMNMSLSLCELRDCKGLYKLARAGKIKGFTGIDDPYEPPLNCEIELQEIDGVCATPGAMAGQVVSYLENKGFLQDQ is encoded by the exons ATGTCCAGTTTGGCAAATGTTAACAACATATTTTGGCAAGAATGCCCCGTCGGGAATTCTGAGAGGCAAAAGCTACTTAATCAGAAGGGATGCGTTGTCTGGATAACAGGGCTCAGCGGATCAG GAAAAAGCACACTAGCATGCTCTATAAGCAGAGAACTACACTCTCGAGGAAAACTAACCTATGTTCTCGATGGTGATAACGTTCGTCATGGTCTGAACAAAGATCTTCGTTTCAGTGCTGAAGACCGAACTGAAAATATACGCAGGGTTG gggAAGTAGCAAAACTCTTTGCTGATGCTGGTTTAATATGCATTGCTAGTTTGATATCTCCATACAGAAAAGACCGGGATGCTTGCCGTGCAATGTTGCCAGAAGGAAATTTTATTGAG GTTTTCATGAACATGTCTCTATCATTGTGCGAGTTAAGAGACTGTAAAGGCCTTTACAAGCTTGCACGTGCTGGAAAGATTAAAG GTTTCACTGGCATAGATGATCCTTATGAACCACCTTTGAACTGTGAG ATAGAGTTACAAGAAATAGACGGAGTCTGCGCCACACCGGGTGCCATGGCTGGGCAAGTAGTATCTTACTTGGAAAATAAAGGGTTTCTGCAGGATCAATGA
- the LOC126669132 gene encoding adenylyl-sulfate kinase 3 isoform X1, which translates to MCISCLANVNNIFWQECPVGNSERQKLLNQKGCVVWITGLSGSGKSTLACSISRELHSRGKLTYVLDGDNVRHGLNKDLRFSAEDRTENIRRVGEVAKLFADAGLICIASLISPYRKDRDACRAMLPEGNFIEVFMNMSLSLCELRDCKGLYKLARAGKIKGFTGIDDPYEPPLNCEIELQEIDGVCATPGAMAGQVVSYLENKGFLQDQ; encoded by the exons ATGTGCATTTCTTG TTTGGCAAATGTTAACAACATATTTTGGCAAGAATGCCCCGTCGGGAATTCTGAGAGGCAAAAGCTACTTAATCAGAAGGGATGCGTTGTCTGGATAACAGGGCTCAGCGGATCAG GAAAAAGCACACTAGCATGCTCTATAAGCAGAGAACTACACTCTCGAGGAAAACTAACCTATGTTCTCGATGGTGATAACGTTCGTCATGGTCTGAACAAAGATCTTCGTTTCAGTGCTGAAGACCGAACTGAAAATATACGCAGGGTTG gggAAGTAGCAAAACTCTTTGCTGATGCTGGTTTAATATGCATTGCTAGTTTGATATCTCCATACAGAAAAGACCGGGATGCTTGCCGTGCAATGTTGCCAGAAGGAAATTTTATTGAG GTTTTCATGAACATGTCTCTATCATTGTGCGAGTTAAGAGACTGTAAAGGCCTTTACAAGCTTGCACGTGCTGGAAAGATTAAAG GTTTCACTGGCATAGATGATCCTTATGAACCACCTTTGAACTGTGAG ATAGAGTTACAAGAAATAGACGGAGTCTGCGCCACACCGGGTGCCATGGCTGGGCAAGTAGTATCTTACTTGGAAAATAAAGGGTTTCTGCAGGATCAATGA
- the LOC126664966 gene encoding uncharacterized protein LOC126664966 → MQSQLLAGPIPTAIDASAAISSSSAASSSSFVARINPIDSPPWTGTRNHNRLSRNLTKWSSMVVTASSSSSSWAAANGEQDHYAVLGLTRNATSADIKQAYRLLARKYHPDVSKHLRAGELFKRVHDAYEILSNEATRTEYDGVLRSREDNGRSYRGTRYYSPDFEDGVRIYKWAEFRRKMQRERYWERNNVNDEDSSSESDTEESAEEAILDQERGPFIEVLKSAFISLFLLQIFGSGLSLAFSSMLALIDRKLDAGYKMGYLIALVLGGRGGILLTLCLQFASWACGKASSSIVALVVVAMWFSSNLARYAPIPQGALLTLLYMSIKLQTDLK, encoded by the exons ATGCAGTCGCAGCTTCTGGCGGGGCCCATTCCCACCGCAATCGACGCCTCCGCTGCCATTTCTTCCTCTTCCGCcgcctcctcctcctcctttgTCGCTCGCATCAACCCCATTGACAGTCCACCATGGACAGGGACCCGCAATCACAACCGTTTATCTCGTAATCTCACTAAGTGGAGCTCAATGGTAGTTACTGCATCATCGTCGTCGTCATCATGGGCTGCCGCGAACGGCGAGCAAGACCACTACGCGGTGCTCGGTCTCACTCGGAACGCTACATCAGCTGATATTAAACAAGCATATCGCCTCCTTGCTCGCAAG TATCACCCAGATGTCAGCAAGCATTTACGAGCTGGCGAGCTATTCAAGAGAGTTCATGATGCCTATGAA ATACTGTCAAATGAAGCTACAAGGACTGAATACGATGGAGTGCTTAGATCTCGAGAAGATAATGGCAGGTCATACAGAGGGACACGGTATTACAGCCCTGATTTCGAAGATGGAGTGAGGATCTACAAATGGGCTGAATTCAGGCGGAAAATGCAGCGTGAAAGATATTGGGAACGCAATAATGTAAATGATGAGGATTCTAGTTCCGAGAGTGATACAGAAGAGTCGGCTGAAGAAGCGATTCTGGATCAAGAACGAGGTCCCTTTATCGAAGTACTTAAATCTGCCTTCATATCTCTGTTTTTACTGCAAATATTTGGTTCTGGATTATCTCTCGCGTTCAGCAGTATGTTGGCTTTAATTGATCGGAAATTGGATGCTGGTTATAAGATGGGTTATTTAATTGCCTTAGTTCTGGGTGGGAGAGGTGGGATATTGCTAACTCTGTGTTTACAATTTGCAAGCTGGGCTTGCGGAAAAGCCAGTAGCAGTATAGTCGCTCTGGTAGTAGTAGCCATGTGGTTTAGTTCAAACCTTGCGAGATATGCCCCAATCCCGCAAGGTGCTCTTCTTACACTGCTGTATATGTCTATAAAGCTACAAACTGACCTAAAGTGA
- the LOC126664967 gene encoding uncharacterized protein LOC126664967: MCPLRFILVFFSAVLAGYVAWRTVRSSSEIESTISDDSTPEKKPLQDNNTNQEFDAKRMVQNGFWVFVDMASGKYLWKNLKEMKKDEKVKSS; the protein is encoded by the exons ATGTGCCCTTTGAGATTTATTTTGGTGTTTTTCTCAGCGGTTTTGGCCGGTTATGTTGCTTGGAGGACGGTCAGATCGTCGTCGGAGATTGAAAGTACAATTTCCGATGACTCAACGCCGGAGAAGAAGCCATTGCAAGATAATAACACTAATCAAGAATTCGATGCGAAGAGG ATGGTTCAAAATGGATTCTGGGTATTTGTTGATATGGCTAGTGGAAAATACTTGTGGAAAAATCTGAAAGAAATGAAGAAAGATGAGAAAGTGAAGAGCAGCTAG
- the LOC126655911 gene encoding glutamate dehydrogenase 1: MNALAATNRNFKLAARLLGLDSKLEKSLLIPFREIKVECTIPKDDGSLASFVGFRVQHDNARGPMKGGIRYHPEVDPDEVNALAQLMTWKTAVANIPYGGAKGGIGCSPGDLSISELERLTRVFTQKIHDLIGIHTDVPAPDMGTGPQTMAWILDEYSKFHGYSPAVVTGKPIDLGGSLGRDAATGRGVLFATEALLNEHGKSISGQRFVIQGFGNVGSWAAQLIDEQGGKIVAVSDITGAIKNKNGIDIPTLLKHTKEHKGVKGFHGADPIDPNSILVEDCDILIPAALGGVINRENANEIKAKFIIEAANHPTDPDADEILSKKGVVILPDIYANSGGVTVSYFEWVQNIQGFMWDEEKVNNELKTYMTRGFKDVKEMCKTHNCDLRMGAFTLGVNRVARATVLRGWEA, encoded by the exons ATGAATGCTTTAGCAGCAACCAACAGAAACTTTAAGTTAGCAGCTAGGCTGCTTGGCTTGGACTCCAAGCTTGAGAAGAGTTTGCTTATTCCATTCAGAGAAATCAAG GTTGAATGTACCATACCAAAAGATGATGGGAGTTTGGCATCTTTTGTCGGGTTTAGGGttcaacatgataatgctagAGGTCCCATGAAGGGAGGAATTAGATACCATCCAGAG GTTGACCCAGATGAGGTGAATGCATTAGCACAGCTGATGACATGGAAGACAGCAGTGGCAAACATCCCTTATGGTGGTGCTAAAGGTGGAATAGGCTGCAGTCCAGGGGATTTAAGCATCTCCGAATTAGAGCGACTTACTCGAGTTTTCACTCAAAAGATTCATGACCTCATTGGAATTCACACCGATGTGCCTGCTCCTGATATGGGAACTGGTCCTCAG ACTATGGCATGGATACTAGATGAGTACTCGAAATTTCATGGTTATTCGCCTGCAGTTGTGACTGGAAAGCCGATT GATCTAGGTGGGTCATTAGGCAGAGATGCTGCCACTGGAAGAGGAGTCCTCTTTGCAACAGAAGCTTTGCTTAATGAGCACGGCAAGTCCATATCCGGACAGCGATTCGTCATACAG GGTTTTGGTAATGTGGGTTCCTGGGCTGCTCAGCTAATCGATGAGCAAGGTGGCAAGATTGTTGCTGTAAGTGACATTACGGGCGctataaagaataaaaatggaATTGATATTCCAACTCTACTCAAACATACTAAAGAGCACAAAGGTGTGAAAGGATTTCACGGTGCAGATCCGATCGATCCCAACTCAATATTAGTTGAGGACTGTGATATTCTCATTCCGGCAGCTCTTGGTGGTGTCATCAACAG AGAGAATGCAAATGAAATAAAAGCCAAATTCATCATTGAAGCTGCTAACCATCCTACCGATCCAGATGCTGACGAG ATTTTGTCGAAAAAAGGAGTTGTAATTCTTCCAGACATATATGCAAACTCTGGAGGAGTTACAGTTAGTTATTTTGAGTGGGTGCAG AACATACAAGGATTCATGTGGGATGAGGAGAAAGTAAACAATGAGCTCAAGACTTATATGACTAGAGGTTTTAAAGATGTGAAGGAGATGTGTAAGACCCACAATTGCGATCTTCGTATGGGAGCCTTCACTCTCGGAGTTAATCGCGTTGCGCGAGCTACGGTTCTTAGAGGTTGGGAAGCATAA
- the LOC126655921 gene encoding putative H/ACA ribonucleoprotein complex subunit 1-like protein 1 encodes MRPPRGGGFRGRGDGGGRGGGGRFGGGRGGRGGGRGGGGFGFRDEGPPSEVIEVSTFNHACEGEAVMKLTNEKIPHFNASIYLENKTQIGRVEEIFGPINDSFFSVKMMEGIVATSYNPGDKFYIDPYKLLPLERFLSQPKGMAGGGRGGGRGGGRGGGRGGRGGGGFRGGGGFRGRGGPRGGRGPPRGARGGGFRGRGRY; translated from the exons ATGAGGCCACCCAGAGGTGGAGGCTTTAGAGGCCGTGGTGACGGTGGCGGTCGTGGAGGAGGCGGAAGATTCGGTGGCGGACGTGGAGGCCGCGGTGGAGGTCGTGGAGGCGGTGGGTTTGGGTTCCGTGATGAAGGTCCTCCTTCTGAAGTCATAG AGGTTTCTACATTTAATCATGCCTGTGAGGGTGAGGCTGTGATGAAGCTCACAAATGAGAAAATACCGCACTTTAATGCTTCAATTTATCTAGAAAACAAGACCCAGATAGGCAGAGTTGAAGAAATCTTTGGTCCCATCAATGATTCT TTTTTTTCTGTTAAAATGATGGAGGGTATTGTTGCAACTTCGTATAATCCAGGAGACAAATTCTACATTGATCCTTATAAGCTTTTACCTCTTGAAAGATTTCTTTCTCAACCAAA GGGAATGGCTGGTGGTGGTAGAGGTGGTGGTCGTGGGGGTGGCAGAGGTGGTGGTAGAGGGGGTCGTGGGGGTGGAGGCTTCCGTGGAGGTGGTGGATTTCGTGGAAGAGGTGGTCCAAGAGGTGGCAGAGGACCTCCTAGAGGTGCCCGTGGTGGTGGCTTTAGGGGCAGAGGGAGGTATTAG